In Mauremys reevesii isolate NIE-2019 linkage group 8, ASM1616193v1, whole genome shotgun sequence, a single genomic region encodes these proteins:
- the TSPAN1 gene encoding tetraspanin-1 isoform X1 — MMGAKMGCFSFLKVMMILFNLAIFLGGGTLLGVGIWVAVDGSSFSNIFGSASALQFVNVSYFLIVIGAILVVLGFLGCCGAQKESKCLLIMFFSIVLIIFIAEIAAAVVALVYTSIAENILETTVTPTLKNQYGKVPEVTQIWNTTMSEVKCCGLTNFTDFTDSYYYKEHNNTYPPFCCTPVNTSCSATAAHSSNVQGCFHQLLSEIRKNAGVVGGVAAGICALEIAAMVVSMYLYCQLDKK; from the exons GAGCAAAGATGGGCTGTTTCAGTTTCCTCAAGGTTATGATGATCTTGTTCAACCTGGCCATATTT CTTGGCGGAGGGACGCTCCTGGGTGTCGGGATCTGGGTCGCCGTGGACGGGAGCTCGTTCTCCAACATATTTGGCTCGGCCAGCGCCTTGCAGTTTGTGAACGTGAGCTACTTCCTCATCGTCATCGGCGCCATCCTGGTGGTGCTTGGCTTCCTGGGATGCTGCGGGGCCCAGAAAGAGAGCAAATGCCTCCTGATCATG TTCTTCTCGATCGTGCTGATCATCTTCATTGCTGAGATTGCTGCTGCGGTGGTGGCGCTGGTCTACACGTCTATC GCGGAGAACATCCTGGAAACAACGGTGACTCCGACGCTGAAGAATCAGTACGGGAAGGTTCCTGAAGTCACACAGATCTGGAACACCACCATGAGTGAG gtgAAATGCTGCGGCTTGACGAACTTCACGGACTTCACTGACTCTTACTACTACAAGGAACACAACAACACGTACCCACCGTTCTGCTGCACGCCCGTCAACACCTCGTGCAGCGCGACAGCTGCACACAGCAGCAACGTCCAG GGTTGCTTCCATCAGCTGCTGAGCGAGATTCGCAAGAACGCGGGCGTGGTGGGGGGCGTGGCGGCAGGGATCTGTGCGTTAGAG ATTGCAGCCATGGTCGTATCCATGTACCTGTACTGCCAGCTGGATAAGAAGTGA
- the TSPAN1 gene encoding tetraspanin-1 isoform X2, producing MGCFSFLKVMMILFNLAIFLGGGTLLGVGIWVAVDGSSFSNIFGSASALQFVNVSYFLIVIGAILVVLGFLGCCGAQKESKCLLIMFFSIVLIIFIAEIAAAVVALVYTSIAENILETTVTPTLKNQYGKVPEVTQIWNTTMSEVKCCGLTNFTDFTDSYYYKEHNNTYPPFCCTPVNTSCSATAAHSSNVQGCFHQLLSEIRKNAGVVGGVAAGICALEIAAMVVSMYLYCQLDKK from the exons ATGGGCTGTTTCAGTTTCCTCAAGGTTATGATGATCTTGTTCAACCTGGCCATATTT CTTGGCGGAGGGACGCTCCTGGGTGTCGGGATCTGGGTCGCCGTGGACGGGAGCTCGTTCTCCAACATATTTGGCTCGGCCAGCGCCTTGCAGTTTGTGAACGTGAGCTACTTCCTCATCGTCATCGGCGCCATCCTGGTGGTGCTTGGCTTCCTGGGATGCTGCGGGGCCCAGAAAGAGAGCAAATGCCTCCTGATCATG TTCTTCTCGATCGTGCTGATCATCTTCATTGCTGAGATTGCTGCTGCGGTGGTGGCGCTGGTCTACACGTCTATC GCGGAGAACATCCTGGAAACAACGGTGACTCCGACGCTGAAGAATCAGTACGGGAAGGTTCCTGAAGTCACACAGATCTGGAACACCACCATGAGTGAG gtgAAATGCTGCGGCTTGACGAACTTCACGGACTTCACTGACTCTTACTACTACAAGGAACACAACAACACGTACCCACCGTTCTGCTGCACGCCCGTCAACACCTCGTGCAGCGCGACAGCTGCACACAGCAGCAACGTCCAG GGTTGCTTCCATCAGCTGCTGAGCGAGATTCGCAAGAACGCGGGCGTGGTGGGGGGCGTGGCGGCAGGGATCTGTGCGTTAGAG ATTGCAGCCATGGTCGTATCCATGTACCTGTACTGCCAGCTGGATAAGAAGTGA